The Pedobacter ginsengisoli region GAATTTTTATGAAGGTTATGATTGGCTTAAATCAAATGACATCAGACCTGTACAATATGAACGTGCTGAAGAAGATTACAACACAGACATGATTGTTCCTCAATATCCAGACCCAAACTGGCTTAAAGAATATGCAAACAGCAAACCTGATAGGCCGCTTATTATGAGTGAATTTGCACACATAATGGGTAACAGTCTGGGTAACTTTAAAGAATACTGGGATGTTATTGAAACCCAACCTAATTTGCAGGGAGGTTTTATCTGGGAATGGATAGATCAGGCAATTGATACAGTTAAGAATGGAAAACGTATCAACGCATATGGCGGCGATTTCCCACTAAGCGGTCCGGTTAACCAGGATTTTAGTGATAATAATTTTTGCGTAAAGGGAGTTGTTACCAATTATAGGGGAATGACACCTATGGCTGTTGAAGTAAAAAAGGTATATCAATATATCAAAACAGCTTATAATGGAGCAAATAAGATCAGTGTCAATAATTCTTATTTCTTCAAGAATCTGGATAATGTTGGACTTGCCTGGGAACTTCTGGAAAATGGAAAGGTTATAGAAAAGGGCACAATAAGTATTTTAAATGTAGATCCAAGAACGGGAAAAGAGATTAGTTTGCCTGTTAAAACCAAGGCTAAAAACGGAGCCGAGTATTTTTTAAATGTTTATTATAACCTGAAGAAGGAAGAACCATTTTTGCCGGCGGGATATAACATCGCCGCAGAACAATTTGCATGGGCTGGGGTAGCTCAACCTTTTAAAATAGCAACTACAAGCGGTAAGCTATTGATAGCAAAAGAATCAGGTAAAGCCATTGTAAAAGGCAAAGACTTTTCGGTAGCCTTTGATATGGCTGCAGGTACTATGAGCAGCTACAGTATTAAAGGAATCCAAACGCTTACGGAAGGACCAATTCCGGCATTCTGGCGAGCACCTACTGATAATGATATTGGTGCTGGTTTTAACAGCAGCTTAAGGAAATGGCGTAATGCTTATGCAGAAGGCAAACTAAGTCTTGCAGATATTAAACAAGATGCATCAGGCGATGTTACGGCAACATTTACCAAAGAACTGGTAAATGGTGATGCCTCAGTAACGCAGATATTTACAATCAAGGGAGATGGTACAATTAAAGTTGATAACAAGTTTGTGGCAATAAAAGGTAAATACCCTTTAATGCAACGGATTGGTACTGATTTGCAATTAAGCAAAGAGTTTAGTAAAATCAATTTCTATGGTCGTGGCCCCGGAGAGAATTATTGGGACCGTAAAACCGGATCCTTTATTGGGCTTTATAGCCAAACAATTGATGAACAGTATTTCCCTTATGCACGACCGCAAGAAAGTGGTAATAAAACAGATGTACGCTGGGTGAATTTTACAGATAAAAAAGGAAAAGGAGTAAGCTTTGGAATGGCTGATAGTTTATTAAGCTTTTCAGCATTGCCGTATTCATTAAATGATCTTGATCCTGAGGAAGAAAAGCAACAGTACCATTCAGGAGAACTTGTTAAGCGCGATAGGATTTACATGCACATGGATTTAATCCAGAGTGGTGTTCAGGGAATAGATAGTTGGGGTGCTATGCCATTAAAAGAGTATAGAGTACCTTACGTAAAACATGAGTATTCTTACTGGATAAAACCAATTAAATAGCAAATAAAAAAGGGAACGTACATACACGTTCCCTTTTTTATTTGGTCAAACTTTTATTTCTTTTTGTCTGATATTGAAATGATTGCGCAAACGTTTGCAATTTTTATGAGCTTATAGATTGTACCATAACTGTTACGTAACTTTTGTAGTTCTAAGGTATTTGGAGAATCTTAAAGGGAAAAACCTTTTAAATAAAATACCCTTTACTTCTTTGCCTCCAATGTAAACTTCCTCTTTATTTGATTTAACTGCTTGAACGATCTGTTTAGCGCACTCTTCTGCCGACATGCCATTTTCCTGGGCACTATCCATAGTACCTTGCGGGGAGCCATTTGCAGTTAAAGCATTAAGCGTTACCTTGGTTTTAATAAAGCCGGGGCACACAATTGTAATGTTAATTTTCTTACCATACATTTCCGAACGTAGAGAGTCAAAGTATCCATGCAGTGCATGTTTCGATGCTGAATAAGCAGAACGCATCCTGGTCCCAAACTTTCCAACCAGGCTGCTTATGCAAACAATATTACCACCTCCATTTGCAATCATATTAGGCAGAACTGCCTTGCTTAGGATGGCTGTTCCCCAAAAGTTAACATTCATCAATCGTTGTTCAGTCTCCAGGTCAGTTTCTAGAGCCAGCCCACGCTGACTAATTCCACCGCTATTTATCAGCATGTCAATACAACCGTAAATACGAATTGCTTCTTCTGCTTTTCCATTCAGGTTGGCTGTATCTTCAAGATCTAAGGACAGTACATGAATATTTACAGGATTCTTACAGTTAGCTTTAACCCTAAATAATTCATCACGGTTGCGCGATGATATAATTAGTTTTGCTCCGGCTTTATTGTATTCATAAACCAAAGCCTCGCCAATTCCAGATGACGCGCCGGTAATCCAAATAACTTTATTATTCATTCTTTAATATTTAAAATGATCATCTTCCGTTATAAACAACTCAGATGCAATATGATCTGCAAACAATTTCCCCTCCAGGGTTAAAACCAGATGGCTATTTTGATCCTTAAGCCATTTTTTTTCAATAAATGGTTTTATGTTCTTAATAGTGTCACTCAAAAATACTTTATCAAAGTCAGATTCAATTTTAGTTAGACTTGTACCCCACATAGTTCTTAGCGAGGTCATTATATATTCATTAAACCTATCGTAAAGGCTAAGTTCTTCAATAGTTTCAGGTAGTTTACCTGCTTGTAATTCACTTAAATAAATGGCATTATTTGCAATGTTAAGGTATCGGGTTTTTCCGCTAAAGCCATGTGCAGATGGCCCTATTCCCAGGTAAGGTATA contains the following coding sequences:
- a CDS encoding glycoside hydrolase family 2 TIM barrel-domain containing protein, with amino-acid sequence MKFFLTTLSLLLAGSAVIGQQLPSELQTPEVVSVNRMPMRASAFAFENRELASKRAKEKSNYFLTLNGQWKFNWVQDPRKRPDDFYKTDFDDAKWDNFKVPANWETNGYGLPIYVNQPYEFAGRKNTGAKMNPPFDIPVDNNPVGSYRKKFTLPQNWDGRQVFIHLGAVKSAFYIWVNGKKVGYSEDSKLAAEFDITKYVKPGENLVALQVYRWSDGSYLECQDMWRISGIERDVYLYATPKLDVRDFKAIATLDKSYKNGLLSLTAEINNYRVDKKTMHSKPDTFAVELDLVDAKGKSVYKDETKRVKTVLGNYKSTVSFNTQIENVAAWTAETPNLYTLFITLKDKKGNVLEVIPQRIGFRTVELVNNNFLVNGKRVFFKGVNRHEHNATQGHTLTHADMLKDMEMMKKLNVNSVRHSHYPPDPYWMELCDEYGLYVVDEANIESHGRYYDLAYTLGNDKQWRVPHLERIKRMYERDKNHSSVITWSLGNEAGNGVNFYEGYDWLKSNDIRPVQYERAEEDYNTDMIVPQYPDPNWLKEYANSKPDRPLIMSEFAHIMGNSLGNFKEYWDVIETQPNLQGGFIWEWIDQAIDTVKNGKRINAYGGDFPLSGPVNQDFSDNNFCVKGVVTNYRGMTPMAVEVKKVYQYIKTAYNGANKISVNNSYFFKNLDNVGLAWELLENGKVIEKGTISILNVDPRTGKEISLPVKTKAKNGAEYFLNVYYNLKKEEPFLPAGYNIAAEQFAWAGVAQPFKIATTSGKLLIAKESGKAIVKGKDFSVAFDMAAGTMSSYSIKGIQTLTEGPIPAFWRAPTDNDIGAGFNSSLRKWRNAYAEGKLSLADIKQDASGDVTATFTKELVNGDASVTQIFTIKGDGTIKVDNKFVAIKGKYPLMQRIGTDLQLSKEFSKINFYGRGPGENYWDRKTGSFIGLYSQTIDEQYFPYARPQESGNKTDVRWVNFTDKKGKGVSFGMADSLLSFSALPYSLNDLDPEEEKQQYHSGELVKRDRIYMHMDLIQSGVQGIDSWGAMPLKEYRVPYVKHEYSYWIKPIK
- a CDS encoding SDR family oxidoreductase; translation: MNNKVIWITGASSGIGEALVYEYNKAGAKLIISSRNRDELFRVKANCKNPVNIHVLSLDLEDTANLNGKAEEAIRIYGCIDMLINSGGISQRGLALETDLETEQRLMNVNFWGTAILSKAVLPNMIANGGGNIVCISSLVGKFGTRMRSAYSASKHALHGYFDSLRSEMYGKKINITIVCPGFIKTKVTLNALTANGSPQGTMDSAQENGMSAEECAKQIVQAVKSNKEEVYIGGKEVKGILFKRFFPLRFSKYLRTTKVT